ataatacaaagaaaaaaactAAGCAATGAaggaaaataacaaaaatttaaaacgGCCTTGATCTTATATCTCTGGTGTCCACTTGGAAGGGTGCTCCTATTTGTAGTAGCACTGCATGTTAGTGGCATTCCAAGATTTTGGGAGCTCAGTTTCATCTAGTTGTTCAAGCTTGTAGGATCTTCTGTCGATTACGGTATTTACTCAGTAAGACTCCTTCCAATTAGGTGTGAGATTTTCTTTCCCCGGAGTTGGGGGCCCGATATCGTTGCGTCGTAAGACAAGATTTTCGGGTCCGAAGTCTCGTTTCACTACGCCGCAATTGTACCTTAGGCTTATCATTCGTTTTAGGGTGAGTTCCTACAGCGTGCTATGCTCTGGACTTCATCTGCGAGGATCCTCTCGGCGTTCTCGTCGTGTTCCCCCACAATCCTCTGTGGGTTAGGGTCCCTGACCTCAACCGGAATGAGGGCTTCGAGGCCGTAGGTTAACCGAAAGGGATTTCTCCGATTGAGATTTGAGGGGATGTTCTGTATGACCAGATGACGGATTCAAGTTCGTCGGCTCATAGGCCTTTGGCCTCATCTAGCCGTTTCTTGAGATCCTTTACGATGATCTTGTTGATCAATTCTACTTGACCATTGGTTTGCAGGTATTTTACCAAGCTGAACCGCTGGAAGATGCTAGTCTTTCCAGGAACTCCTTGAATCGTTTGTCCGCAAATTGGGTCCCATTGTCTGAGATTGCGATCTCGAGAATTTCAAAGCGGGTTATGACTTGCCTCTAGAAGAACTTTTGACATTGAGTGGCCGTGATGGTAGCCAGTGCCTCAGCTTCGATATTTTTTGTGTAATAGTTGATAGCGATTATAAGGTATCAGAGTTGCCTGGGAGCTGTGTGGAAGGGTCCTACGAGGTTGGTTCTCCATGTTCTGAATGGCCAATCTGCTGTTATTACGCTGAGCTGGTGTGGAGCTGCTTGGTGGAGGTCGGCGTTGGCTTGACATTTCGAACAGCTTCTGACTAGTTGGAGGGAATCTCCAATGTACAAAAAGTCACTTGTACGGGTTATGAGAGGGGTTGAGAATCGGCCAGTCTTGATGGCGACGGATTGGACTCTTGGAGCGgcgggggtggtacctgcaaagacacttcGATGCCCAAATCAAAATGGATTTAAGAGGTATAAATGTGGATTAGGATTGTGTAACGTACTTGAGGGAACCTTTGACTCCCTTTATATAACTTGAGGTAGGTATCTTATTTTATTCAAttaagataaggaaaagatttgaatttaaatgttGGATTAAAATATTGATGGTTATTGATTTGTTTTGGGCTGTAAAAATGACCCAATCTAAAATAACCGAATTTGGTAATGGTTTTGAGGAAGGACCGAAATGGTAACAatgagaaatatttttttttctttacaataACAAGGAAAATCATATTAGCTAATTAAAAtgattctctttttttttttcgttgtcAAAACTAATTATTTTTGGACAAATGGTggtttaataataattataataaataataaataaattgaagGAAATGGTAATAGTATGGCACAACTGCACAAGTAACAAAAACCTCAATTTTGCTACACACAACGCAAAGCCACTATCGTTTTTCTTTCATTTCGCTCGTTGCTGCGAACCTCCACAAACTTAGCGGCGGCGACTGCAACCCTCAAATCCTTAACAAACcctctctcactctcactctcacttTCACTTTCAGTCTCATTCATTCTCCTTCGCACCACGGTAATGCCCTCTCTCCTCTCCTTCATTCATTACTATGcatcttctaattttatttttgttttttctgcTTCATCCGTCATTTAGATCTCCCATGTATCTCTTTTCTCTGATCTGTTGTAATTCCTCTCACTAACTCCAATCACACATTCACCGATTCTCCAATTTGGTTTTcgtctttttaattatttgtgtAATATGGATGGTTTGAAATTTAGGGTTTTGACTTAGCACCCAGTATGACATTTAGGGTTTTTGAGTCTCTCTATGTGCATTTCTGGATAGATCTGTGTTGTTTTCATTCAAATTATTGAGATTCtcatgtcattggatagctaccttttattcatttttttggGTATAATTATGAAGTATCCTgatagaagaaataaaaatggCTATATACTCTTGAATCAATTTATATGCATTTCGACGATGGGAACCTTGGGTTCTAGTTTGACATGCTTCGTTAATGTTTTCAGTTAATTTCCTGAAAGATTACATAGAAAAAAGAAGTTTTAGAAATGGTAGTTATGTGGATTTTGGAATATATGTTAGCATCtggattttgtattttttataaagaaTTTGGATTCCTGATTTTCTTCTTGAATTGCAGAATTTGAGCTCTTGATGGCATCAAAGTTGCAGCAGCTGCAGTCGAAGGCATGCCAAGCCTCAAAATTCATCACCAACCATGGAACTGCCTACTACAAGCAGTTGTTGGAGCAGAACAAGCAATACATTCAGGAGCCACCCACGGTGGAGAAATGTGACCTTCTGGCAAAACAATTGTTCTACACCCGCCTTGCTAGGTTATATTTTCTCCAATCTTGTTCTAATTTTCCCCGAAAAAAAAGTGTTCCCATGTGTGGATTTGCCGTATTCTTTAATTAAGTTTGATGATGTCAGTACCTTTGTTTTCAAATAGTATTGTAGTAGACGTTCCTTGCAAGAATCTGATGTTGCAGCTAAAACCAGCTCCTTCCTTTTAAATAATGTCAAGTTTTCAAATAATGTTATCAAATAAGAGTTCCTTCCTTTCAAATGTCTTTACTGCTTCGGGCAAATGCATGACTGCTATCGTACGTTCTTTCAATTGGCTTTTTGAGGGTATGGACTATTTGCATTTAGAGGTTACCTCAGAATTAACTCTTAAAATCTGACATGGAATTCATGAATGCTATGATGGACAGTTTTATGATTCACCAAATTCTGCTATATTATGGGTTGACTGTATGACTTGCATATGAATATACCCGTTATGTTCTTGTGTGGCCTCATAAGCACCAGTATTTTATCCTATACTTCATTTTGACCCATAGTCTACCCATGTTTATTAACATATGTCAATGCTGTTTGATCGCTTGAAGTCCTTTAAATTTGACATGCATTTCAAAATTGTTGTGCTGTTGCTCCCATCTTCAGCGCATTTGCTGATTGAGATGCAGACATGTTCTCCCTACTCAATCTGGTCACTTATCAAGTGGACCTTTATTCTTAATGTTGTGGCAATATGCTTAACCCTTCCATTCTTTTACAGCATTCCTCGCCGTAATGAGTCATTCTGGAAGGAGCTTGATTACGTCAAGAATTTGTGGAAGAACAGGCAAGAGTTGAAGGTGGAGGACGCAGGTATTGCTGCTTTGTTTGGCCTGGAATGTTTTGCATGGTTTTGTTCCGGCGAGATTGTCGGAAGGGGATTTACCATCACCGGTTACTATCCCTGAAGATAAACTGCTCGGGAAGTGTATGTTTTTAGCTTGAGGTTTTATACTCCTAAGCCAGCTGCACTGGTCATTTACACATTGTGTGGATTATGGAGCATTCTAGACCATAATTTTTGTTATTGTggatttttgtttctttctttgaGAAAAAGCTGAGAAGCTAGCGGTTTAACTTTGATAAGCCACAATTAATAACCCTCTTGTATTTGAAGCGGGATGGACCATGCATTGCTCCTCTTATCATGTTGGAAGCTAGTGACAATCGAGAATGAATGATGATACCATTGCAATAATCCTTTGTTTAAATTACTTAATGACTGAGGCAACTCGTTTAGCTTTGCATGAAAAGAAGTTGAAAAATGTTTAGTTAGAATTTTGTACAATGCTTGTGAACTTCAATAAATGCTTAAGAACCCCACGCAAAATACAAGACAGATGgttgaaatttattttctaaaccTTTACAGGAAAAAATGGGTCTAATGATCTTTCGGGACAATCTAAAATAGTGTTGGTGAATAACATACTGTTTCGTGTGTATTATTAGTTCTACAGCCGTACAGTATGGAACGGAAGAAAGTTCTGAAGAAAATTTGTAAAGCggtaaaataaaagattaattaCTGTCAAATTTGCTATTACGTGTGATTTTTATTACGGGTGATTAGATTTtcattttatcatatttttttactttaaggAAGTTTGTTCCAGAAGTTGTGAACTCTGCTATTTGCTCTTGTATGCAAGTGATCCTCTAGAATTTGATAGTATGTGTCAATAAATTAGCAGCGTTATACTGTCAAATTTGCTATTACGTGTGATTTTTATTACGGGTGATTAGATTTtcattttatcatatttttttactttaaggAAGTTTGTTCCAGAAGTTGTGAACTCTGCTATTTGCTCTTGTATGCAAGTGATCCTCTAGAATTTGATAGTATGTGTCAATAAATTAGCAGCGTTATTGaagatgtattatttgatttatttccATCACTTTGATGTAACCCTAAATATTTCCATGGTcgtaaatttatatttatatgaaaACTAAGGTTTAGTTTgataaagtttttattttttaagagtagtttataaaagttaatttttaaaagatgacTTTTTAAAAGTTACTAGTGTATGAACCCGTGCTCAGCACggaaaaatttataaaagtaaaaaaaaatttatatgtttagatatttaaaaaaaacataaaataattattatgttaagaaatttataaaattattctcaAAATAAAGTTAACTTAAAAATAGTGAGTAATAATTATTTACactttttttaagtaaaaattaTACATTGgtaagaatttaaaataaaattaaaatatttatataaaatcttatttttcaaagACTTCTCCATAAACAACATGATAGTTAAATTATAGACATTCCTATGTGATTCATAAGTAAAACTTTAAATATCTCTTACTCTTAACTCTTGAAAGTGCCACATATAGTTGGCCATGTATAAAAACTGGTTTGGGCAAGTACAATCTAACATGAGATAAGTTTGTCCCTGAGACTTATTAATTATCATGGCAAACGATAC
The genomic region above belongs to Arachis stenosperma cultivar V10309 chromosome 5, arast.V10309.gnm1.PFL2, whole genome shotgun sequence and contains:
- the LOC130979075 gene encoding uncharacterized protein LOC130979075; protein product: MASKLQQLQSKACQASKFITNHGTAYYKQLLEQNKQYIQEPPTVEKCDLLAKQLFYTRLASIPRRNESFWKELDYVKNLWKNRQELKVEDAGIAALFGLECFAWFCSGEIVGRGFTITGYYP